The genomic window GAACTAAGCTTTGAGCGACCCAGCAAATAGTCTAGCGAGGGATTTAGCCCTTTCGACATTTAGGAAAGTCACCCACACGGCGTACGCGGCCTCGCTGCTTACGCCAAGGCGGGCTTTTGCTAAAAAGATTCAGGCGCCGGAAAAGCATTCCGCTGAAAAGCTAAAAGACATTCTTTCCCGAAACGAAAACACCGAATTTGGCCGGGATCATCGCTTCGAACGAATCGATTCCGTCGCCGAATTTCAAAACAAAGTCCCGATTCGAAAGTATGAAGAGCTCGCACCGTACATTCACCGAGCTGCCGAAGGCCGCCCTGGGGTTTTGACGTCCGAAGATGTCGTGGCGTTTGAACGCACCAGCGGCTCATCGAGCTTTTCTAAGCTGATCCCTTACACCAGGTCGTTCTTAAATGAACTTGAAATGGCGACGTCTGCTTGGCTAGGTGACGTCATTGTTAGGCATCCGGCACTTTTAGGTAAACAAAGCTATTGGTCGCTATCGCCACTTGTTAGGCGTGGTGAACCCGTCACAAAAGGCGGGATTCCAATTGGAATGGAAAGTGATCTGGAATATTTCAATCCCGTCATGCGCGCGATGCTTTCAGCGCTGATGGTAAAACCACGCCTTGGTCACATCGCCTCTGGTCATTCCGCTTCCGTCGAACAAGAAAGCTCCTCGGAACTTACGCTTGATGGCAAAATGACGGCGTGGCGCCTTGAAACAGCTGCCGCACTTTTAGAAGCGCGCGAACTTGGTTTCATTTCTATTTGGTCACCGACATTTTTGTTTCCGATTTTTGAAACGATTGGTGCCCATTGGGACGAAGTCATTCCGCTGGTGACGTCCCGCCGGAGAAGAATCGAACTTGATGCCATTCGCGATCTCCATGATCCGAAAGAAAATCCACAAAGCTTTTACGCGCGAGTTTGGCCGGGTCTTTCGACGGTCAGCTGCTGGTCCGATGGTCCATCGGCCGACACGGCGTTAAAGCTAGAAAACTTTCTTCCGCCGAATGCCGAGATCGAAGGAAAAGGACTTCTTGCAACAGAAGGTGTCGTCACGATTCCTTTTTCCGGATCCCCAGATCCGGTGATCGCCATCGGTAGTCACTTCTTAGAATTCATTGATCTCGAACGTCCGCAAGGACGTCCAAGGCTTCCGCATGAACTTAAAACCGGTGGTCTTTATTCGCCATTGATGACCACGTCCAGTGGCCTTTACCGGTATCACTTGCGCGATGTTTTGTTCTGCACCGGAAGAAACGCGGAAACTCCGACGTTAAGGTTTCGCGGCAGACTTGATAAAACAAGTGACCTTTGCGGCGAAAAATTGGATTCCGCCCAAGTGGAACGAGCGCTTGAAATCGCTTCGAACACGGTTGGTTTTCGACCTGACTTCTTTTTACTGGCACCTGAATTCGATGGTCCGCTTCGCTACCGCGCCTTCATCGAGGCCGCAGGCAAAAATCAGGATCTCCGCCCCCGCCACGAAATCGCGAAGTTCCTAGAGGCGTTCGAAAAAGCCTTGAAACAAAATCCCCACTACGCTTATGCCTTAGATTTAAAACAGCTTCTTCCGCTAGAAGCGACGGTCATTGAACACGGGGTCGAAACTTGGGAAAAGCACATGCTGATGCAAGGCCATCGCTTGGGTGATCTAAAACTTTCGCGCCTGGATTCCAAATACAACTGGCGCGAAGTCTTCCAACCCGTCTCGCGCCGCGATCTTTAAAGCGGCTCATAGAAATCATTAGAACTTATAAGGCGTTCCGTTGGAACGCTTCCTGCAAACTTCCTGCATTTAGTTCACAAAGTCATGAGGTGCTTGCTCAATCGTGCTGGACTCATTCACGGCGCGAAAAATGTCTCTCGCGCATGCTGATGTGACGAAACGTGACGAGACGAAACGTAAATAGCGCCGCTCTAAAATACTGGGAGAACACATGCTTAAAGTCATACTGGTTTCCGCCACTCTATCTATTCTGGGAGTGCCGGCAGTTTGGGCCGGCCCCAGTTCGCCCGAAACGCTTTACCTAAACGATAAAAGCTTGGACAACTTCCGAGAGTTTCTTGTTTCCAACACTCGAAGCGACGCAAATATTAAGATCTCTTATAGCGGTTCCCGATTCCAATCTCACAGCGTAGGCCTAGACGATCACCTAATGGATATGGGGCCTGATTTGTGGTGCAATAATCGGTGGGTGAAAAGCTTAAAGGTCCACACGGGGGGCATGGAGGTCGTGATTCCGAAGATGAATGGCACGTGCCAAATTCGACTTGGAAACAAGCCGGTCGTCCAATTTATAAACGATGAGGCCTATTCACCTGTTTATAAAAGATTTGGCGCCTACCAAGAAGAATGTAAGTACTCCGCCGAAGGCCCGATGTCTTCTAATCGATATCGAAACATGAGCTGTGCTCAATCATTTGATGAGGTTTCGATTCTGTCCGACTCGATCGAGTCCTTTTTGGTCAAG from Deltaproteobacteria bacterium includes these protein-coding regions:
- a CDS encoding GH3 auxin-responsive promoter family protein yields the protein MSDPANSLARDLALSTFRKVTHTAYAASLLTPRRAFAKKIQAPEKHSAEKLKDILSRNENTEFGRDHRFERIDSVAEFQNKVPIRKYEELAPYIHRAAEGRPGVLTSEDVVAFERTSGSSSFSKLIPYTRSFLNELEMATSAWLGDVIVRHPALLGKQSYWSLSPLVRRGEPVTKGGIPIGMESDLEYFNPVMRAMLSALMVKPRLGHIASGHSASVEQESSSELTLDGKMTAWRLETAAALLEARELGFISIWSPTFLFPIFETIGAHWDEVIPLVTSRRRRIELDAIRDLHDPKENPQSFYARVWPGLSTVSCWSDGPSADTALKLENFLPPNAEIEGKGLLATEGVVTIPFSGSPDPVIAIGSHFLEFIDLERPQGRPRLPHELKTGGLYSPLMTTSSGLYRYHLRDVLFCTGRNAETPTLRFRGRLDKTSDLCGEKLDSAQVERALEIASNTVGFRPDFFLLAPEFDGPLRYRAFIEAAGKNQDLRPRHEIAKFLEAFEKALKQNPHYAYALDLKQLLPLEATVIEHGVETWEKHMLMQGHRLGDLKLSRLDSKYNWREVFQPVSRRDL